A section of the Oryza sativa Japonica Group chromosome 1, ASM3414082v1 genome encodes:
- the LOC4325139 gene encoding basic leucine zipper 6, giving the protein MAQLPPKIPVAAPGHHQHWASAGGAGDAAWADEFAEFAASRRGAHRRSLSDSVAFVEVAPAGCGAGGEFDRLDDDQLMSMFPDEGGSSAPGSDNGGSDSDGGGDKHAAAQSDDGQHAAGEPTQEQAAATSPTELIRDPKRVKRILANRQSAQRSRVRKLQYISELERSVTTLQNEVSVLSPRVAFLDQQRTILTVGNSHLKQRIAALAQDKIFKDAHQEALRKEIERLRQVYQQQNTKLSGGLAADHAHVHGGPPPVRAEKELMS; this is encoded by the exons ATGGCGCAGCTCCCGCCCAAGatcccggtggcggcgccggggcACCACCAGCACTGGGCCTCGGCCgggggcgccggcgacgcggcgtgggcggaTGAGTTCGCCGAGTTCGCGGCGTCGCGGCGGGGCGCGCACCGCCGGTCGCTGAGCGACTCCGTGGCGTTCGtcgaggtggcgccggcggggTGCGGGGCGGGCGGCGAGTTCGACAGGCTCGACGACGACCAGCTCATGTCTATGTTCCCCGACGAGGGCGGGTCGTCGGCCCCGGGGTCCGACAACGGCGgcagcgacagcgacggcggcggcgacaagcaCGCCGCGGCGCAGAGCGACGACGGGCAGCACGCCGCCGGGGAGCCGACGCAGGAGCAGGCGGCGGCCACCTCGCCGACGGAGCTGATCCGGGACCCCAAGAGGGTCAAGAG GATACTGGCTAATCGGCAGTCGGCCCAGAGGTCGCGAGTGAGGAAGCTTCAGTACATCTCCGAGCTCGAGCGCAGCGTCACAACCCTGCag AACGAGGTATCCGTGCTGTCCCCTCGGGTGGCGTTTCTGGATCAGCAGCGGACGATCCTGACCGTCGGCAACAGCCACCTCAAGCAGCGGATCGCGGCTCTAGCACAGGACAAGATTTTCAAGGATG CTCATCAGGAGGCGTTGAGGAAGGAGATCGAGAGGCTGAGGCAGGTATACCAGCAGCAGAACACCAAGTTGTCCGGTGGTCTGGCCGCTGACCACGCACATGTCCATGGCGGCCCGCCGCCTGTGCGAGCAGAGAAGGAGCTCATGAGCTAG
- the LOC4325139 gene encoding basic leucine zipper 6 isoform X1, whose translation MAQLPPKIPVAAPGHHQHWASAGGAGDAAWADEFAEFAASRRGAHRRSLSDSVAFVEVAPAGCGAGGEFDRLDDDQLMSMFPDEGGSSAPGSDNGGSDSDGGGDKHAAAQSDDGQHAAGEPTQEQAAATSPTELIRDPKRVKRILANRQSAQRSRVRKLQYISELERSVTTLQNEVSVLSPRVAFLDQQRTILTVGNSHLKQRIAALAQDKIFKDACMCSSSGGVEEGDREAEAGIPAAEHQVVRWSGR comes from the exons ATGGCGCAGCTCCCGCCCAAGatcccggtggcggcgccggggcACCACCAGCACTGGGCCTCGGCCgggggcgccggcgacgcggcgtgggcggaTGAGTTCGCCGAGTTCGCGGCGTCGCGGCGGGGCGCGCACCGCCGGTCGCTGAGCGACTCCGTGGCGTTCGtcgaggtggcgccggcggggTGCGGGGCGGGCGGCGAGTTCGACAGGCTCGACGACGACCAGCTCATGTCTATGTTCCCCGACGAGGGCGGGTCGTCGGCCCCGGGGTCCGACAACGGCGgcagcgacagcgacggcggcggcgacaagcaCGCCGCGGCGCAGAGCGACGACGGGCAGCACGCCGCCGGGGAGCCGACGCAGGAGCAGGCGGCGGCCACCTCGCCGACGGAGCTGATCCGGGACCCCAAGAGGGTCAAGAG GATACTGGCTAATCGGCAGTCGGCCCAGAGGTCGCGAGTGAGGAAGCTTCAGTACATCTCCGAGCTCGAGCGCAGCGTCACAACCCTGCag AACGAGGTATCCGTGCTGTCCCCTCGGGTGGCGTTTCTGGATCAGCAGCGGACGATCCTGACCGTCGGCAACAGCCACCTCAAGCAGCGGATCGCGGCTCTAGCACAGGACAAGATTTTCAAGGATG CCTGCATGTGCAGCTCATCAGGAGGCGTTGAGGAAGGAGATCGAGAGGCTGAGGCAGGTATACCAGCAGCAGAACACCAAGTTGTCCGGTGGTCTGGCCGCTGA
- the LOC4325141 gene encoding la-related protein 6A, which yields MDLQDPAADAVAAEPLTVAETDDQPPPPAPPLEAEGVVVAEEDPLPHPPLEVVEEDVAPVVAEAGAAAVPMEPSEAGAGGVVLTDELCDRIVKQVEYYFSDENLPTDEFLIKFVKKNKQGFVPIGVIASFRRMKKLSQDLSIIEAALRTSSKLVVSPDGKRVRRLHPLPNNELNDVKKRIVVVENLPSDFSMESIHAKFETVGKIAKITIHDQHSVGESATIKNHDIMLSNKVHALVEYETAEAAEKAAITLNDGSNWRTGMKVRLAKRTVGSGKHNQSSKENQAIQGQPSKVEQQMVSEKNGGTDSVESAFDNENVNSNISHEDMHQHQKVNAKGGRKGRYKSQGRGQIQQNTSGQGHVSSPATSGSDHVNKPIPGPRMPDGTRGFTMGRGKSPTFQKGDNAEE from the exons ATGGACCTCCAGGATCCAGCCGCGGACGCCGTCGCGGCCGAGCCACTCACCGTCGCCGAGACCGacgaccagccgccgccgccagcgccgcctctgGAGGCGGAGGGTGTTGTCGTCGCGGAGGAAGACCCGCTGCCGCATCCGCCCCttgaggtggtggaggaggatgtGGCCCCCGTCGTCGCAGaagccggcgccgctgccgtaCCTATGGAGCCCTCCGAGGCTGGCGCGGGTGGTGTCGTGCTCACCGACGAGCTCTGCGACCGGATCGTCAAACAG GTGGAGTACTACTTCAGCGATGAGAATCTTCCTACGGATGAGTTCCTGATTAAATTCGTGAAGAAGAACAAGCAGGGGTTTG TTCCTATTGGAGTTATTGCCTCATTCAGAAGAATGAAGAAACTCAGTCAGGATCTCTCTATAATTGAAGCTGCACTTAGGACATCATCTAAGCTG GTCGTGAGTCCAGATGGGAAAAGGGTCAGGAGGTTACATCCATTGCCAAATAATGAATTGAATGATGTTAAG AAAAGGATAGTCGTGGTGGAAAATCTGCCTTCTGATTTCTCCATGGAAAGCATACATGCGAAATTTGAAACAGTTGGGAA AATTGCGAAGATAACCATTCATGATCAACATTCAGTGGGAGAATCTGCAACAATTAAGAACCATGACATCATGCTAAGTAACAAG GTGCATGCTCTTGTTGAATATGAAACAGCAGAGGCAGCTGAGAAAGCT GCTATCACCTTAAACGATGGGAGCAATTGGAGGACTGGAATGAAAGTCAGGCTGGCTAAGCGAACCGTAGGATCAGGAAAGCATAACCAGTCTTCAAAAGAAAATCAGGCCATCCAGGGCCAGCCTTCAAAAGTAGAGCAGCAGATGGTATCAGAAAAGAATGGTGGTACTGATTCAGTGGAGAGTGCTTTCGACAATGAGAATGTGAACTCTAATATTTCCCATGAG GACATGCACCAACACCAAAAAGTAAATGCTAAAGGAGGACGAAAAGGTCGATATAAATCTCAAGGAAGAGGTCAGATTCAGCAAAATACAAGTGGGCAAG GCCATGTCTCATCCCCTGCCACTTCTGGTTCTGATCATGTGAACAAGCCTATTCCTGGACCGAGAATGCCGGATGGGACAAGGGGCTTTACAATGGGGCGTGGTAAATCTCCTACATTCCAGAAAGGGGATAATGCTGAAGAATAG
- the LOC4325140 gene encoding uncharacterized LOC4325140 yields MDSIHEEQRPRRRQQQQQEGGGEETVVEVPEMDGELLVELLEASLAAEEDEEAVAQRKQQLGFFTADVGDGWDGQELMNSIHPHQEEEGCEDCGLDDILSDFDGGGYPPASSPPYLSEFWMEEMDHATAGPFAVAGECPGEEWYMDGMAMEWEDGRSYYSFHYPSYGADASCTDQLYSSPLWE; encoded by the coding sequence ATGGATAGCATCCACGAGGagcagcggccgcggcggcggcagcagcagcagcaagaaggaggaggagaagaaacggTCGTGGAGGTGCCGGAGATGGACGGCGAGCTGCTCGTCGAGCTCCTGGAAGCGTCCCTCGCtgcggaggaggatgaggaggctgTAGCGCAGAGGAAGCAGCAGCTGGGCTTCTTCACGGCCGACGTCGGCGACGGCTGGGACGGGCAGGAGCTGATGAACTCCATCCACCCGCACCAGGAAGAAGAAGGCTGCGAGGACTGCGGCCTCGACGACATCCTCTCCGACTTCGACGGCGGCGGGtacccgccggcgtcgtcgccacCGTACCTCTCCGAGTTCTGGATGGAGGAGATGGACCACGCCACCGCGGGCCCGTTCGCTGTCGCCGGCGAGTGCCCGGGGGAGGAGTGGTACATGGACGGCATGGCCATGGAGTGGGAGGACGGGAGGAGCTACTACTCGTTCCACTACCCGTCCTACGGCGCCGACGCCTCCTGCACGGATCAACTGTACAGTAGCCCGTTGTGGGAGTGA